A window of the Mucilaginibacter sp. cycad4 genome harbors these coding sequences:
- a CDS encoding two-component regulator propeller domain-containing protein translates to MRYKLSLSVLTLLLMLRVVFAQNGKYQFSQLNRSNGLSHNQVNCIFKDSEGFMWFGTASGLNRYDGYTFKIFKHDANNKKSLNDDFVTGIFEGPGKKLWVSTRGGYCFYDPQTEQFDSDMSLMTRSLKLPGYPNVSKIIRSGKGEFWLLCPDSGLYRHNEIYKTTRRYYHHRSGASLYSNFISDITKDATGNIWLVYRNGMVEKFDVKQNKITYRTDIFNKAVSNKDGYYAITVDKDNDLWFYTPNFYANAYYYSPSTGALRLIGKESAGPKLKSNIISNIIQADDGLVWIGTDHGGINVLDKKTFTVNYLLNREDDAKSLSQNSVILYKDDSGIMWAGTFKEGVSYYHKNIIRFPLYRHFASDPKSLAFEDANKFVEDKDGNLWIGTNGGGLIYLNRKTGSFKQNKYEAGNANSLSNDIIVSLCIDHDQKLWIGTYFGGLDCFDGKKFTHYKHDDKIAGSIADNRVWSILEDSSHRLWIGTFAAGLQIFDREKKKFSPPFKQTDIRCPYVSALFEDRKGNIWVGGYFGIDVILKNTGRFVHYSINKDNANSLISNTINCINQDRRGLIWIATRDGLSILNPETNNFKSLTKQNGLPDNSILDILEDSRGRVWLSTANGLSRVTLIPEKAGYGFRFENFDETDGLQGREFNTHSGLKTTRGELIFGGGHGFNIFDPLAIHANINKPKLTFTDFLLYNKSIRANEEVNGHVVLSKAISATHELTLTHSENVFTIEFAALNFFNPNKVKHQYMMEGFDKDWLDADNATRKATYTNLDGGDYTFKVRAISQEGRWEPDYIALKIKVLPPFWKSTVAYFVYILLLAAILFLMRRRGIQKIRRQFEIEKEKREAKLLIENERQEARRMHELDMMKIKFFTNISHEFRTPLSLIMAPVDKILKQTEAEEQRNQLQLINRNAKRLLNMVNQLLDFRKMEVQELRLHARSGDIINFIKEMVYSFSDVAEKKHIRLVFDSEIQNMIINFDHDKIERIIFNLLSNAFKFTPDGGHISVLLAILEKATGGRQLEIKVIDTGIGIPLDKQDRIFERFFQNDVPGSMVNQGSGIGLSITKEFVKLHNGEISVESEPGQGSYFTILLPVDLATEEKVSTNEPELPITAIAESADWVQAGGGNIIKKLSVLLVEDNEDFRFYLKDNLNDTFNIIEAVNGKEGWQKTLALHPNLVVSDISMPEMNGIDLCRKIRNDKRTSHIPVVLLTAVTDEEQQLQGLETGANDYLTKPFNFEILTSKLKNILAMQQDMRKTYQKQLDVKPTEVEAESLDEAFIKKAVQLIEKNIDNAEFSVEELSSELCVSRVTLYKRALALTGKSPVDLIRTIRLKRAAQLLENSQLTISQISYKVGFKSQKYFVRCFKAEFNCLPSAYVSKRNK, encoded by the coding sequence ATGAGATATAAATTATCCCTAAGCGTACTTACTTTATTGTTGATGCTTCGTGTTGTTTTTGCACAAAATGGCAAATACCAATTTTCACAGCTAAACAGAAGCAATGGCTTGTCCCACAACCAGGTTAACTGTATTTTTAAGGATTCCGAAGGTTTTATGTGGTTCGGCACTGCATCGGGCCTTAATCGTTACGATGGCTATACTTTTAAAATATTTAAACACGATGCTAATAATAAAAAGTCGCTTAATGATGATTTTGTAACCGGTATCTTTGAAGGACCCGGCAAAAAATTATGGGTATCAACACGCGGCGGATATTGTTTTTATGATCCCCAGACAGAACAGTTTGACAGTGATATGTCATTAATGACACGCTCGTTAAAACTTCCGGGATATCCTAACGTTTCTAAAATAATCCGAAGTGGTAAAGGCGAGTTTTGGCTTTTGTGCCCGGATTCTGGTTTGTACAGGCATAATGAAATATACAAAACAACCCGCCGGTATTATCATCACCGTTCAGGCGCGTCATTATATTCAAACTTCATCTCAGATATAACAAAGGATGCTACCGGTAATATTTGGTTAGTTTACCGTAACGGCATGGTTGAAAAGTTTGATGTCAAACAAAATAAAATTACTTATCGTACTGATATTTTTAATAAAGCTGTTAGTAATAAAGATGGATACTATGCCATTACTGTCGATAAGGATAACGATTTATGGTTTTATACACCTAATTTCTACGCCAATGCATATTATTATAGTCCTTCAACCGGCGCATTGAGGCTCATCGGTAAAGAATCTGCCGGGCCGAAATTAAAGTCCAACATCATCAGCAACATTATTCAGGCTGATGACGGGTTGGTATGGATAGGCACCGATCATGGCGGGATAAACGTGCTGGATAAAAAAACTTTTACAGTTAACTATTTATTGAACAGGGAGGACGATGCCAAATCGCTAAGCCAAAACAGTGTTATCCTTTATAAAGATGATTCGGGTATTATGTGGGCTGGTACGTTTAAAGAAGGAGTAAGCTATTATCATAAAAACATCATCCGGTTTCCATTGTACAGACACTTCGCGTCGGACCCCAAAAGTTTAGCCTTCGAAGATGCTAACAAGTTTGTTGAAGATAAAGACGGCAACCTGTGGATTGGCACAAACGGAGGTGGATTGATTTACCTTAACCGTAAAACCGGCAGTTTTAAGCAGAATAAGTATGAGGCTGGAAATGCAAACAGCCTCAGCAATGATATTATTGTGAGTTTATGCATTGACCATGACCAAAAATTATGGATAGGTACATATTTTGGCGGCCTGGATTGTTTTGACGGAAAAAAATTCACCCATTATAAACATGATGATAAGATAGCCGGCAGTATTGCTGATAACCGGGTGTGGAGTATTCTTGAAGATTCTTCGCACAGGTTGTGGATCGGCACATTTGCAGCCGGGCTCCAGATATTTGACAGGGAAAAAAAGAAATTTTCCCCTCCCTTTAAACAAACTGATATCAGGTGCCCTTATGTATCAGCGCTGTTTGAAGACCGCAAGGGCAATATATGGGTAGGAGGGTACTTTGGTATCGATGTGATTTTGAAAAATACAGGCAGGTTTGTGCATTACAGCATAAATAAAGATAATGCTAATAGTTTGATCAGTAATACGATCAACTGCATTAATCAGGATAGGCGCGGCCTGATCTGGATAGCGACACGCGATGGGTTGAGCATACTCAATCCCGAAACTAACAACTTCAAATCGTTAACAAAACAAAACGGCTTGCCAGATAATTCAATATTGGATATACTGGAGGATAGCAGGGGAAGAGTTTGGTTAAGTACTGCAAATGGCTTAAGCAGGGTAACACTTATCCCCGAAAAGGCCGGTTATGGTTTCAGGTTTGAAAATTTTGACGAAACGGATGGCCTGCAAGGCCGGGAATTCAACACGCATTCGGGACTCAAAACCACCAGGGGCGAATTGATATTTGGCGGGGGGCATGGGTTTAACATTTTTGACCCCCTGGCAATACATGCCAATATCAATAAACCTAAATTAACTTTTACTGATTTTTTGCTGTATAACAAAAGTATCCGGGCCAATGAAGAAGTTAACGGGCATGTTGTATTGTCAAAAGCTATTTCGGCAACCCATGAGCTGACGCTGACACACAGTGAAAACGTATTTACCATTGAGTTTGCCGCGCTTAATTTTTTTAACCCCAATAAAGTAAAACATCAGTATATGATGGAGGGGTTTGATAAGGATTGGCTTGACGCGGATAATGCTACGCGAAAAGCCACCTACACTAACCTTGACGGCGGCGATTATACTTTTAAAGTACGGGCGATTAGCCAGGAAGGAAGATGGGAGCCGGATTATATAGCATTAAAGATCAAAGTACTGCCCCCTTTCTGGAAATCGACGGTTGCCTATTTTGTTTACATATTGCTATTAGCAGCAATTCTCTTTTTGATGCGCCGGCGGGGGATTCAAAAAATAAGGAGGCAGTTTGAAATCGAAAAGGAGAAACGCGAGGCTAAATTGTTAATTGAAAATGAGCGGCAGGAGGCCAGGCGGATGCATGAGCTTGATATGATGAAAATTAAGTTTTTTACCAATATAAGCCATGAATTCAGGACCCCATTATCATTGATCATGGCACCTGTTGATAAGATTTTAAAGCAAACTGAGGCCGAAGAGCAGAGGAACCAGTTGCAATTAATTAACCGCAATGCCAAACGTTTACTAAATATGGTAAACCAGTTGCTCGATTTCAGGAAAATGGAGGTGCAGGAACTCAGGCTGCATGCACGGAGCGGGGATATTATCAATTTTATTAAGGAAATGGTGTATTCATTTTCGGATGTAGCTGAAAAAAAACACATCAGGCTGGTATTCGATTCGGAAATTCAAAACATGATCATCAACTTTGATCATGATAAAATTGAACGCATCATCTTCAACCTGCTTTCCAATGCATTTAAATTTACTCCCGATGGCGGGCATATAAGCGTTTTACTGGCGATACTTGAAAAGGCAACCGGAGGGCGGCAGCTTGAGATAAAGGTTATTGATACAGGTATTGGAATTCCGTTAGATAAACAGGACAGAATTTTTGAACGTTTTTTTCAGAACGACGTACCGGGCTCTATGGTTAACCAGGGCAGCGGCATAGGTTTGTCAATAACCAAGGAGTTTGTAAAGCTGCATAACGGGGAAATATCAGTAGAGAGCGAACCTGGGCAGGGCAGCTATTTTACGATACTTTTACCGGTTGATTTAGCTACAGAGGAAAAGGTATCCACTAATGAACCTGAATTACCGATTACTGCAATAGCCGAAAGCGCGGACTGGGTACAGGCGGGAGGCGGTAATATAATTAAGAAGCTTTCCGTTTTACTGGTTGAGGATAATGAGGATTTTCGTTTTTATTTGAAAGACAATTTAAATGATACTTTTAATATCATCGAGGCTGTTAATGGCAAAGAAGGATGGCAAAAAACCCTGGCCCTTCATCCTAACCTGGTAGTTAGCGATATCAGCATGCCTGAAATGAATGGCATAGATCTTTGCAGGAAAATACGTAACGATAAACGAACATCGCATATACCAGTTGTACTGCTTACCGCAGTTACAGATGAAGAACAGCAATTGCAGGGGCTTGAAACCGGCGCTAATGATTACCTGACCAAGCCTTTTAATTTCGAGATCCTGACCTCCAAATTGAAAAACATATTGGCTATGCAGCAAGATATGCGCAAAACTTATCAAAAGCAGCTTGATGTTAAGCCAACGGAAGTAGAAGCCGAATCACTTGATGAAGCATTTATTAAAAAAGCGGTACAACTGATCGAAAAAAACATTGACAACGCTGAATTCTCGGTAGAGGAATTGAGCAGCGAATTATGTGTAAGCCGTGTAACCCTATACAAAAGAGCACTCGCTTTAACAGGAAAGTCCCCGGTAGATCTGATCCGTACCATCCGCCTCAAACGGGCCGCACAGTTGCTTGAGAATTCACAGTTAACCATATCACAGATTTCCTATAAGGTTGGCTTTAAAAGCCAAAAATATTTTGTACGATGCTTCAAGGCCGAATTTAATTGCCTGCCGTCTGCATATGTCAGTAAGAGGAATAAATAG
- a CDS encoding glycoside hydrolase family 3 C-terminal domain-containing protein, with product MKYIITCVITLFLFGGVSAQNKNEAAIKLKINRTIKKMTLEEKIEMLHGNALFSSAGVPRLGIPELTCDDGPLGLREEIKRFDWASANWTTDSATFLPNGSAIAATWNPIMANKYGVVIGEEANARKKNVMLAPAFNICRMPLCGRTYEYYSEDPFLNSQLAIQSVKGIQSQHVAACIKHFAANNQELNRDSVNTIVDERALQEIYFPAFKAAVQQGNAYTVMSAYNKLNGYWCSENGYLLNKILKGDWGFKGVVMSDWAGTHHTVAAANNGLDIEMGSSGPYDQWYLAKPLLAAVKAGQVSVKTIDDKVGRILWLMYHTSMSANHPKGSIATPEHAKAAYDIASESIVLLKNDKQLLPLKTNGIKRITVIGDNAVRTFALGGYGAGVKAKREVTALEGIKSRFGKTADISFAQGYRANYQANKTAEQNGHYNKPDQDLINEAVALAKSSDVAILCIGSNREYESEAHDRKSLELPFGEQALVNAVSAVNPNTVIVVTAGAPFDLNEIKKLNHTIVWSWFNGSEAGNALADVLKGTINPSGKLPFTFPASLNDSPAFNLNTYPGNNLTAEYKEGILVGYRWYDTKKIEPLFPFGYGLSYTDFSISKLSTDKSSYKKDETINATFTIKNTGGRNGAEVVQLYVNDPVCSVQRPEKELKAFKKIFLKAGETKTIEMQVKVADLAFYDEAKKGWNTEAGKYVVELGNSSRNIILKTKITVK from the coding sequence ATGAAATATATAATTACCTGTGTTATTACGCTTTTTTTGTTCGGCGGTGTATCTGCACAAAACAAAAATGAGGCGGCCATTAAATTAAAGATCAACCGCACCATCAAAAAGATGACACTTGAGGAGAAAATAGAAATGCTGCATGGCAACGCTTTATTTTCTTCGGCAGGTGTGCCCCGTTTAGGTATTCCTGAATTGACATGTGATGACGGGCCATTAGGCCTGCGCGAAGAAATTAAACGTTTTGATTGGGCGTCGGCTAACTGGACAACCGATTCGGCCACGTTTTTACCCAATGGTTCTGCAATAGCTGCCACCTGGAACCCTATAATGGCCAATAAATATGGCGTGGTAATAGGAGAGGAAGCGAATGCCCGTAAAAAAAATGTGATGCTTGCGCCGGCTTTTAATATCTGCAGGATGCCCCTTTGCGGCCGTACATATGAATATTATTCCGAAGATCCTTTTTTAAACAGCCAATTGGCCATTCAATCTGTAAAGGGGATTCAAAGTCAGCATGTAGCCGCCTGTATTAAACATTTTGCCGCCAATAACCAGGAGCTTAACCGCGATAGTGTAAACACGATAGTTGATGAAAGGGCCTTACAGGAAATCTATTTCCCTGCTTTTAAAGCCGCAGTTCAGCAGGGGAATGCTTATACCGTTATGTCGGCGTATAATAAGTTAAATGGTTATTGGTGCTCTGAAAATGGGTATTTATTAAACAAAATTTTAAAAGGTGATTGGGGATTTAAAGGCGTGGTTATGTCCGATTGGGCCGGTACGCATCATACTGTTGCTGCTGCAAACAATGGCCTTGATATTGAAATGGGATCAAGCGGGCCGTATGATCAATGGTATTTGGCTAAGCCCTTGCTTGCCGCTGTTAAAGCGGGCCAGGTTTCAGTAAAAACTATTGATGATAAAGTGGGCAGGATTTTATGGCTCATGTACCATACATCCATGAGTGCCAACCATCCAAAAGGATCTATAGCAACCCCGGAGCATGCTAAAGCCGCGTATGACATCGCTTCAGAATCTATCGTTCTGCTAAAAAACGATAAACAATTATTGCCTTTAAAAACAAATGGGATCAAACGCATCACTGTAATAGGGGATAATGCCGTACGTACATTCGCTTTGGGAGGATATGGCGCGGGTGTAAAGGCAAAACGGGAGGTTACAGCATTAGAGGGGATAAAATCAAGGTTCGGTAAAACTGCTGATATCAGTTTTGCTCAGGGTTACAGGGCAAATTACCAGGCAAATAAAACTGCTGAACAAAATGGCCACTACAATAAACCCGATCAGGACCTGATTAATGAAGCCGTAGCACTTGCTAAGAGCAGTGATGTTGCCATTTTATGCATCGGTTCAAACCGTGAATACGAAAGTGAAGCACATGATCGTAAAAGCCTGGAACTGCCTTTTGGAGAGCAGGCTTTGGTTAATGCAGTAAGTGCCGTTAATCCCAATACCGTTATTGTTGTAACGGCTGGTGCTCCATTTGACCTGAACGAAATCAAGAAATTAAATCACACCATTGTTTGGTCATGGTTTAACGGCTCAGAAGCTGGTAACGCGTTGGCCGATGTATTAAAGGGTACTATAAACCCATCCGGCAAACTGCCATTTACCTTTCCTGCTTCATTAAATGATTCACCAGCGTTTAATTTAAATACCTATCCGGGTAACAATCTTACAGCCGAATATAAAGAGGGAATATTGGTTGGTTATCGCTGGTATGACACAAAAAAAATAGAGCCGCTGTTTCCCTTTGGTTATGGACTTTCCTATACTGATTTTTCAATTAGCAAGCTTTCTACAGATAAGTCAAGTTATAAAAAAGACGAAACGATCAATGCGACGTTTACGATCAAAAATACAGGAGGAAGAAATGGTGCCGAAGTTGTGCAGCTGTATGTGAATGACCCGGTTTGTTCGGTACAGCGCCCTGAAAAAGAGCTCAAAGCTTTTAAAAAGATATTTTTAAAAGCTGGTGAAACTAAGACCATAGAAATGCAGGTAAAAGTTGCAGATCTGGCATTTTATGATGAAGCAAAAAAAGGCTGGAACACGGAAGCCGGCAAATACGTTGTTGAGTTAGGTAATTCATCCCGTAATATAATTCTTAAAACGAAAATTACAGTTAAATAA
- a CDS encoding glycoside hydrolase family 5 protein, translated as MLKRILWCTATIFSIASPLKAVYCNNPQKAIKDTAVVRTIYPSYNISPKAPDKTGMDNTAVQQAANIKLGWNIGNTMEAPGAETGWGNPLITEDYIKLVKRSGFNAIRIPCAWNQYSDKKTAKIQDAWLNRVKQVVRYCVKNDMYVLLNIHWDGGWLENNVTQAKQDSVNAKQKAFWEQIATAMRDFDEHLMFASANEPAADNAAATAILSTYHQTFINAVRSTGGKNAYRVLVLQGPSTNMEKTSDFMTSLPTDQIANRLMVEVHYYSPFNFCLMEKDEPWGHMFYYWGSGHHSLLDTSRNPTYGEEAEVKSTFQLMKAKFVDKGIPVVMGEYGAYRRTAPKDLAVHNDAVDYWIKFTTQQAIANGLKPFFWDIGIALDRRNNKVLDQCTINALVGGAN; from the coding sequence ATGTTAAAACGTATACTTTGGTGTACTGCTACTATTTTTTCGATTGCTTCGCCGCTCAAGGCTGTTTATTGCAATAATCCTCAAAAGGCAATAAAGGATACAGCCGTTGTCAGGACAATTTATCCGTCATACAATATATCGCCCAAAGCTCCTGATAAAACGGGAATGGATAACACTGCCGTGCAACAGGCAGCAAACATCAAATTGGGCTGGAACATCGGTAACACAATGGAAGCACCCGGCGCCGAAACCGGCTGGGGCAACCCTTTAATCACTGAAGATTATATCAAACTGGTTAAGCGGAGCGGTTTTAACGCCATTCGTATCCCTTGTGCCTGGAATCAATATTCAGATAAAAAAACTGCCAAAATACAGGATGCCTGGTTAAACCGCGTAAAACAGGTAGTGCGATATTGTGTAAAAAATGATATGTATGTGTTGCTCAATATTCACTGGGATGGCGGCTGGCTTGAAAATAATGTTACCCAGGCAAAACAAGATTCGGTTAACGCTAAACAAAAGGCGTTTTGGGAACAAATTGCAACAGCCATGCGCGATTTTGACGAACATTTGATGTTTGCCAGTGCCAATGAGCCGGCTGCAGATAATGCCGCGGCAACAGCAATACTTTCTACCTATCATCAAACTTTTATTAACGCGGTTAGATCAACCGGGGGCAAAAATGCCTACCGTGTATTGGTACTGCAGGGTCCATCTACTAACATGGAAAAAACAAGTGATTTCATGACATCCCTACCAACTGATCAGATAGCGAACCGGCTAATGGTCGAGGTACATTATTATTCACCTTTCAACTTTTGTCTTATGGAAAAAGATGAACCATGGGGCCACATGTTTTATTATTGGGGGAGCGGGCACCACTCGTTGTTGGATACTTCAAGAAACCCTACCTATGGAGAAGAGGCTGAAGTTAAGAGTACCTTCCAACTCATGAAAGCAAAATTTGTTGATAAAGGAATCCCTGTTGTGATGGGAGAATATGGCGCCTACAGGCGTACTGCCCCAAAAGATCTGGCGGTACATAATGATGCTGTAGATTATTGGATAAAGTTTACAACCCAACAAGCTATAGCCAACGGCCTCAAGCCATTTTTTTGGGATATAGGCATTGCCCTGGACAGGCGAAATAATAAAGTACTTGATCAATGCACAATTAATGCCCTGGTAGGGGGTGCCAATTAA
- the galA gene encoding beta-galactosidase GalA — protein MKPTYFLYFLILVFATTGKTIAQSPDIASKREHLSIDNDWRFALGHAYDVTKDFYNGTGGFSYLAKTGYGDGAASAEFDDRGWRKIDLPHDWAVEQPFSPKGSFSHGSKAIGRNFPEASVGWYRKTFAVPASDLGKHISIAFDGVFRNSIVWVNGHYLGTEPSGYNGFEYNISEYLNYGGNNVIAVRADVTMEEGWFYEGAGIYRHVWLNKTNQLHIVPDGTFVTTMMKNNVADVAVTSTITNDDKKSRNYNVTQTIIDDNGKALATKTTTGITLKPFASQDIKNTLTVSNPKLWSLEAPNLHKLITTVEDNGAVIDSYITTFGIRTIRFDANEGFFLNGKHVKIQGTNNHQDHAGVGAAMPDALQEFRIRTLKGMGCNAYRCSHNPPTPELLDACDRLGMLVIDENRLMGVAPTQLNDLKRMILRDRNHPSIISWSIGNEEWGIEGNITGARIAATMQAFAKSVDSTRYITAAISGGIGSGISTVIDVLGYNYVATKNTDEQHKKYPNQFSWGTEEGSTVASRGIYEDDMSKQQLVAYDRKQNDFFYSLEQGWKHYAARPYLAGMFIWTGFDYRGEPTPFGWPSVGSYFGMVDACGFPKDDYYYLKSWWTNQTVVHLLPHWNWHGKEGQEIRVCAYSNCDEVELFLNKKSLGKKTMELNGHLEWQVKYEPGTLEAVGYKKGIKVGNDVVKTTLTPYQVKLTAERKAITANKKDIAIITVQADDKNNLRVPTAQNEVSFSLTGPGKIIGVGNGDPTSLEADQYLERIDLVHIGKFKEKFVDDLNVKAEVAADYDDSNWQNAFKDTRDDAFGRKVKAVVYRAGFTVPADVATAMVTLFSKNIGKVQNIYINGREVGHEIKAGDGNTEFKLDASLLHPGNNTIVIVATPLLKANIWAGVNTDPGLIQLVYPAAQYKRKLFSGYAQVIVQSTGQPGTIVLKATSPELKQSVIEITAADK, from the coding sequence ATGAAACCAACCTACTTTTTGTATTTTTTGATTTTAGTATTCGCTACTACAGGGAAAACTATAGCCCAATCCCCTGACATAGCTTCAAAACGGGAGCATTTGTCTATTGATAATGACTGGCGCTTTGCTTTGGGCCATGCATACGATGTTACGAAAGATTTTTATAACGGAACCGGCGGGTTCTCCTATTTGGCCAAAACAGGGTATGGCGATGGCGCCGCATCGGCAGAATTTGATGACAGGGGATGGCGTAAGATCGACCTTCCGCATGATTGGGCAGTTGAACAACCTTTTAGCCCGAAAGGCAGTTTCAGTCACGGATCGAAAGCCATTGGCCGTAACTTCCCCGAGGCAAGTGTGGGTTGGTACCGTAAAACCTTTGCAGTACCGGCTTCCGACCTTGGTAAACACATATCCATAGCGTTTGATGGCGTTTTCCGAAATAGTATAGTTTGGGTAAACGGGCACTATTTAGGCACCGAACCCAGCGGATATAATGGCTTTGAGTATAATATTTCCGAATACTTAAACTATGGTGGTAATAATGTCATAGCTGTACGGGCCGATGTAACCATGGAAGAAGGCTGGTTTTATGAAGGCGCGGGCATCTATCGCCATGTGTGGCTTAACAAAACAAACCAGTTGCATATTGTTCCCGACGGAACTTTTGTTACAACCATGATGAAAAACAATGTTGCCGATGTTGCGGTAACATCCACCATCACCAATGACGATAAAAAATCAAGGAACTATAATGTAACTCAAACTATTATTGACGATAATGGAAAAGCCCTTGCGACAAAAACAACCACCGGGATTACTTTAAAGCCTTTTGCATCGCAGGATATTAAAAATACATTGACGGTTAGCAACCCAAAACTTTGGTCGTTAGAAGCGCCCAACTTACACAAACTGATTACCACGGTTGAAGATAATGGAGCAGTAATTGACAGCTATATAACCACTTTTGGGATCCGTACCATCAGGTTTGATGCTAATGAAGGCTTCTTTCTGAATGGAAAGCACGTTAAAATACAGGGTACCAATAATCACCAGGACCATGCCGGCGTAGGCGCTGCTATGCCCGATGCTTTACAGGAATTCAGGATCAGGACTTTAAAAGGCATGGGCTGTAATGCCTACCGTTGTTCACACAATCCGCCAACGCCCGAATTACTTGACGCGTGCGACAGGTTAGGTATGCTGGTTATCGATGAAAACCGCTTAATGGGTGTGGCACCTACCCAATTAAATGATTTGAAAAGGATGATCCTGCGTGACCGTAACCACCCCAGCATCATCAGTTGGTCGATAGGGAATGAAGAATGGGGCATTGAAGGCAATATTACCGGCGCACGGATAGCCGCTACTATGCAAGCCTTTGCCAAGTCGGTCGATTCTACGCGTTATATTACTGCCGCTATAAGCGGCGGTATTGGCTCCGGGATCTCAACGGTGATAGATGTGTTAGGCTACAACTACGTTGCTACCAAAAACACCGATGAGCAACATAAAAAATACCCGAATCAATTTAGCTGGGGTACCGAGGAGGGTTCGACGGTTGCCTCAAGGGGAATTTATGAGGATGATATGAGCAAGCAACAGCTTGTAGCCTATGACAGAAAACAAAACGATTTTTTTTACAGCCTGGAACAAGGTTGGAAACACTATGCGGCACGTCCGTACCTGGCCGGTATGTTCATTTGGACCGGTTTTGATTACCGGGGAGAACCAACACCGTTTGGGTGGCCCTCAGTAGGATCATATTTTGGAATGGTTGATGCCTGTGGTTTTCCAAAGGACGATTACTACTATCTAAAGTCATGGTGGACTAACCAAACCGTAGTGCATCTGCTGCCGCATTGGAACTGGCATGGCAAGGAAGGACAGGAAATAAGGGTATGCGCGTATAGCAATTGTGACGAGGTAGAACTTTTTCTAAACAAAAAAAGCCTCGGCAAAAAAACTATGGAACTAAACGGGCACCTGGAATGGCAGGTAAAATATGAGCCCGGCACGCTTGAAGCTGTAGGTTATAAAAAAGGCATTAAAGTCGGCAATGACGTTGTTAAAACCACGCTTACGCCATATCAGGTTAAATTAACGGCCGAGCGTAAAGCGATTACGGCCAATAAAAAAGATATTGCCATAATTACCGTGCAGGCCGATGACAAAAACAACCTGCGTGTGCCGACTGCCCAAAACGAGGTTAGTTTTTCACTTACTGGTCCTGGTAAAATTATAGGTGTGGGCAACGGAGACCCAACTTCACTGGAAGCTGATCAATACCTGGAACGGATAGACCTTGTTCATATAGGGAAATTTAAGGAGAAGTTTGTTGACGATTTAAATGTAAAAGCTGAAGTTGCGGCGGATTATGACGATAGCAACTGGCAAAATGCTTTCAAAGACACACGCGACGATGCATTTGGCCGAAAGGTAAAAGCCGTAGTCTACAGGGCTGGTTTTACTGTACCTGCTGATGTGGCAACCGCAATGGTCACCTTATTTAGTAAAAACATTGGCAAAGTTCAAAATATCTACATCAATGGTAGGGAGGTAGGGCATGAAATCAAAGCGGGCGATGGAAACACTGAGTTTAAGCTGGATGCCTCATTACTACACCCCGGCAATAATACGATAGTTATTGTAGCTACCCCATTACTTAAAGCCAACATCTGGGCAGGCGTTAATACTGATCCCGGCCTGATCCAGTTGGTTTACCCTGCAGCGCAATATAAGCGAAAACTCTTTAGCGGCTACGCCCAGGTTATTGTCCAGTCAACCGGGCAGCCGGGCACCATAGTTTTAAAAGCAACCTCGCCGGAGTTAAAGCAGTCGGTTATTGAAATTACAGCTGCTGATAAATAA